A stretch of DNA from Ranitomeya variabilis isolate aRanVar5 chromosome 1, aRanVar5.hap1, whole genome shotgun sequence:
acgtgtgcacatacccttaatgtttacATCCAGATAAAGCTGCAACTTATTGATGGGATGACCATTATAGGTTTCCCACCAATCTGATAACAGAGACCTATCCAGAGGAAAGGTCATCCATATTATATTCTCTGGtaactcctttaaagggaacctgtcaccccgttttttccgtatgagataaaaatactgttaaatagggcctgagctgtgcattgcaatagtgtattttgtggaccccgattccccacctatgctgccgaaatacgttaccaaagtagtcgttttcgcctgtcaatcaggctggtctggtcagatgggcgtggtgtcttcccccagatcttgcttagttttctgttggtggcgtagtggtgtgcgcatgtccaaggtcccgaatccactgcacaggggagtgaaaagagcgcgatgtgcactatttcattggtgatcggtaggGGCGGCCatattcctttggccgcgcgtgcgcagaagcggcgctctgctggccgcggcttcaggaaaatggccgcgggatgccacgcgtgcgcagatggagatcgaggcggccattttcctgaagcagagatgcgaactctgcttcaggaaaatggccgccgcgatctccatctgcgcacgcgcggcatcccgcggccattttcctgaagccgcggccagcagagcgccgcttctgcgcacgcgcggccaaaggaagatggccgcccccactgatcaccaatgaaatagtgcacatcgcgctcttttcactcccctgtgcagtggattcgggaccttggacatgcgcacaccactacgccaccaacggaaaactaagcaagatctgggggaagacaccacgcccatctgaccagaccagcctgattgacaggcgaaaacgactactttggtaacgtatttcggcagcataggtggggaatcggggtccacaaaatacactattgcaatgcacagctcaggccctatttaacagtatttttatctcatacggaaaaaacggggtgacatgttccctttaaatggttATTACAAGTTACAGTGCATTATATTTCTAGTCCATAAAGCTATAATAAGTCCCAGTTTTGTCCATCCAGTTGAAatgtcttttttcacaaaaaaattcagaaaaatgtTTCTTGCCACATATGTTTGGGCATCCATTGGATTATTTTGCATCATGTTTAAGCAGCAAACTGCAAACAGAACTTACAATTTAATAGGATACCAGAAATTGAATCTACTACTTCAGAAAACCCTGGAAACGTACTTTCAATAGCTCTACAATCGTAGTTATAAAGGGAATGTAACACAATGATACCTACCCCAAAAGTTCCATTTTGCAGTCTGGAGACATTAAAATGTTGGACAGAATTGCGATTGCTTCAATATTCAGGTTATTTTCACCGAGCCTAAGGATTGAAGTTACAAAACACAGATGTTCAagacttttttgttttttaataatgcCCCTTTGTTATTATACACAAGTACACAAAAGTTAATGTTTTTCTTTTAGGACTGATGTTTTGGTTGATTTGCTTCTGAACAATACTAAGTGTATTCTGAGAAAAAACAGAAGTAGCGCTGCACTGTAAAGCCCGGCTAGGGACCCTTGATAACAAATTATTATAGCAGTAGTGCCCTAGCAACAAGCAGCGAGAAAGGGTGCAGTTCTCTCTCCCAAGTTAATGATTAGTCAAGTACATTCCTTTTTACTGACATTAACTGCTTTTTTCATTCCTGAAAGTGTTTGTGGGGCTATCCTTACTAAAAGGGGCCACACTCATCAAATAGTTGGTGATCAACCTCCGATACACATGCATACTCAGCTCAACTTGGAACCAAAAGATCTGGTATTGAGATTCAACATGTCCAATCCATCTCTCTCCAACATACACGTTAGAGTGATTGGTCTATACTGCTGAAATTGACGAGTTTAGCCAATAATATTCAAATGTTTATGGCTAGATTAAACAATTGATGGATTGCTTTTAGGATTAGTCATGAATGTTAATTTGGTTGGGGTCTAACTACCGGCATCTCTGCCAATCAGTTGTTTAAAAAGGCTACATGTCGGTTCCACTAAAAACAGCTGTTCAGACTgttgattatttttttctttattttacactttgtGTACCACAAAAGGCCATAAAAGACCTTTGAGGGGCAGTTCAATATTTGACAAAATTATTTAATATTGCTAATTTTTCCTGTAACTGCAGCTATCATATTAGCCAGTTACTATGTCTTAAACTGTTGATTGGTCTGCAAGTAGTTAACAAGGCACGTCATATCAATAACAGGAATCAACAGGTAACACTATATGTATAACATGGCAATAATCTGAAACAATGGGGAAAAAGTCACCAAATAATCTATATTCTATAATCTATATTGCTACATCATCAACGTTATTAAATAACATATGATGCATTATGTAAAGCAGATTATTGAAGCAAGGTTTTCCCAAGAATGCATAAAGTGTAATGGATTTTTATAAAGTGATAGGACAACTTATATCCTAGCTAGAACACTGACTTAATTAGCAGATATAAAACCCCTTTAGCTGAGGGGCATCATCCATTGAAAACTGTTCTATGACATGAAAACCTCAAGGGCTAAAATATTTAGAGTCACCAAGAGCGGCAGGTTGCTGAATGCATCATTTGGGGAGCAatcaaaatcattaaaaaaaactcTGTCTTCAATTTTACATTACACAAATCTTTTTACACAATGCTTCTTCCTTGGTCACTAGGAGTTTGTGCTTGGTTCCACAAGGTTTAAATTACGCAACTGATTCCAGAGGAGGTGATCATACAAGCATGAGGCTTTCTCCATGGAAAATCATGGGTGCTACAGTACCAATTTAGTATTTCACAGCTTCTATGCATAGATGGTCATTTCTAACTCTATTTGTGAGAGCCAAACAGGTATTAAAGGAACCAATTCTACCAATATATGGGGAACCCAGAAATTCCTACATGGTGCACTATTAGTACATCTCCATCCTTGCTGCTGCCACAACTAGAAAACCATGTCTGGGAGCATGCGCGTAAAATTACATATCAAGCTGTATGTGGCCCCCAAACAACAGAATGGTGAAAGTCATCTACTTACCATAATTTCTTACACCGATAAAGATAAGGCTGCAACTTTGTCAAGTAACTTGCATCCACATGAGTAGCTGTTAAATCAAGTTCATCAATTTCCAAGGGAAGAAGGTCCAGGAAATATGCTAATACGTCAAAATCAATGGGTGAGAAAACGTTATCACTCACATTAAGACGTACCACTGATGGAGTTATTCTACTGGCTAAGCTACTCAACTGTTGCTCAAACAAACAGTGCAGTAGATGAAGAATGTAGTGGCCGGACTCACAGTGTTCAACAATTGCCTTCACTAACCATGATGTGTACATTTCAGACTTTTTGCTTTCACCAAGATTCAGATGTTTTGAAAGAATAACTTGATTTCGCACTGATAACAATCCAGAGAGAAACCTAAGAAATAAATCCAAATATCCAGATCCAATGCCTAGATGTTCCTGTATATCTGTATCCATAATGTCTTCAGTAGTATTCTCTTCATGAGCATAATAGAAAGCTGCAAAAAATTCCTGGATGGTAAAATGGGTGAATGAAAGAACATTTTCCGTGTAACCTAGCTCCTCTACGCATGTTGTATCAAGAAAACTGTTTACAATGTCTTTCGGAAGTTTATGAAACATTTCAAGGTCTTTCTCATAAAATAACGTTTCATGTTTCAAAAGGGATTGATAAGCAATCTGGCCTAAACCAAGAATTCCATGTAACACTGCGCCATCTTTGGTGCTGTAGACTTCACGTGAATGATGTTTCAATAAGACTAGGAGGTAATGGCAGTAAATGTCAGTCATTGTCTTTGGACGCTCAATGTGAAGAGTTGGAATTCCCTTCAAAACACTGCAAACTATCCAACAAAAAGCTGGGATGTAACATAATGTAAATAGAAAGTGATTCtctttcaccaccacaaaatgttcACTGCCTACTTGCTCGTTTTCAAAAAACTTTTGAAAGTATTCTTCAATTTCAGTGACGGAGAATCCAGTAATTATTACAAAACGTTCAATACACTCAACAGGTATGTGACTTATGACGGTTGGCCTACTGGTTAGCAAAACAGTGGCATCTGGAAGAAGTTCTCCTTTTATTAAGCTGCCAACTAGCTGAGGTACTTCTGCCTTTTCATCTGGATCAAACACATACTGCTCAAAGTCTAGTTGGTTATAGGACTTGAACTCATCGAACCCATCCAAGATCACTAAGAGGTTATGACTGTTTTTGAAAATATCATTTAACATTTGTGACAAATGTCCATGTTTTTTACATATTACCTCCCGCAAAGTTACTGGAGTATTAATTAAATTAAGATCCCTGAAAGTAAAGTTCAGCACAAAGTCAAAGTGTTGA
This window harbors:
- the LOC143788342 gene encoding NACHT, LRR and PYD domains-containing protein 3-like isoform X2; the protein is MHGKKFYFSDYFVNLLLVNGHYSLEVKKNELLTFGQQRIHLQSKKEDKCKLKIDQLFDNLNDRRTPKKILVSGVAGIGKTVFVQKLLLDFSNAVGYQHFDFVLNFTFRDLNLINTPVTLREVICKKHGHLSQMLNDIFKNSHNLLVILDGFDEFKSYNQLDFEQYVFDPDEKAEVPQLVGSLIKGELLPDATVLLTSRPTVISHIPVECIERFVIITGFSVTEIEEYFQKFFENEQVGSEHFVVVKENHFLFTLCYIPAFCWIVCSVLKGIPTLHIERPKTMTDIYCHYLLVLLKHHSREVYSTKDGAVLHGILGLGQIAYQSLLKHETLFYEKDLEMFHKLPKDIVNSFLDTTCVEELGYTENVLSFTHFTIQEFFAAFYYAHEENTTEDIMDTDIQEHLGIGSGYLDLFLRFLSGLLSVRNQVILSKHLNLGESKKSEMYTSWLVKAIVEHCESGHYILHLLHCLFEQQLSSLASRITPSVVRLNVSDNVFSPIDFDVLAYFLDLLPLEIDELDLTATHVDASYLTKLQPYLYRCKKLWLGENNLNIEAIAILSNILMSPDCKMELLGLGWTQLEDKEFLELYKCLPHNRSLTGLWIEGNNINYTAIEQFSDISSFNSTLHHVVLLGNNLHPENITALKAKSHKSIIVAHIDEKYGKDFWQGWWDWIFQRCKICNDEKIVSFLTKVYRGLGLCDGKDTEWMKDWYMQMDEFLQERIQQCSIKNIAKKMEALRHMFQQQSENY
- the LOC143788342 gene encoding NACHT, LRR and PYD domains-containing protein 3-like isoform X1; its protein translation is MIISYTRSYMGEELVTTEEGDIWQNKRSPSLLFLQRHRIELVNELECYIASILDQSLQQQLLSRDDYEEVAYEGGPRKQVRKLLDIIYCLGEENASIFCELFQQVKSSSKRRNSASEYSKFIEKHKKVLERRSDCINFYNCMHGKKFYFSDYFVNLLLVNGHYSLEVKKNELLTFGQQRIHLQSKKEDKCKLKIDQLFDNLNDRRTPKKILVSGVAGIGKTVFVQKLLLDFSNAVGYQHFDFVLNFTFRDLNLINTPVTLREVICKKHGHLSQMLNDIFKNSHNLLVILDGFDEFKSYNQLDFEQYVFDPDEKAEVPQLVGSLIKGELLPDATVLLTSRPTVISHIPVECIERFVIITGFSVTEIEEYFQKFFENEQVGSEHFVVVKENHFLFTLCYIPAFCWIVCSVLKGIPTLHIERPKTMTDIYCHYLLVLLKHHSREVYSTKDGAVLHGILGLGQIAYQSLLKHETLFYEKDLEMFHKLPKDIVNSFLDTTCVEELGYTENVLSFTHFTIQEFFAAFYYAHEENTTEDIMDTDIQEHLGIGSGYLDLFLRFLSGLLSVRNQVILSKHLNLGESKKSEMYTSWLVKAIVEHCESGHYILHLLHCLFEQQLSSLASRITPSVVRLNVSDNVFSPIDFDVLAYFLDLLPLEIDELDLTATHVDASYLTKLQPYLYRCKKLWLGENNLNIEAIAILSNILMSPDCKMELLGLGWTQLEDKEFLELYKCLPHNRSLTGLWIEGNNINYTAIEQFSDISSFNSTLHHVVLLGNNLHPENITALKAKSHKSIIVAHIDEKYGKDFWQGWWDWIFQRCKICNDEKIVSFLTKVYRGLGLCDGKDTEWMKDWYMQMDEFLQERIQQCSIKNIAKKMEALRHMFQQQSENY